In Rhodococcus sp. OK302, one genomic interval encodes:
- a CDS encoding glycoprotein, protein MRMALRRAGVAALVMAAVGLTGSAGVGPATPAPAGALPIETGSHTKAPRTSTDGKFLELSIQSTSPSTITTTSAPTVVVRGTVKNVGDRPVEDVGVRLQRAPAIDNAADVRGALEFDQAIFDTVGEFDTVATSLDKGESRPFTLSLPLRSATELSLDITEPGVYPMLVNVNGTPEYGGAARLDDARFLLPVLGVPAVSGATTTSESTSASTAVVPPDTSAPVGVTMMWPLADAPKLVGGIPGSINDPIRLIDDDLATELSDGGRLDALVDAVESATKPENDADGKVTDSLCLAIDPDLLITVENMTRGYLVVDNAGIPAGDTHEGRGRDAAGNWLQRVKTLAASMCTTSVPFAQADLAAVGTVANPELTATAIDRPADILDNILGVTSVRNFVWPDSGVLDSVTVDTLNAHPTTALVAASSVDSSRAQLSSRITETVSALAFDTGAAAALAATGSNPSTPSYIDQDTAPQLASESRVARRQDALGALAWSALTPTARPRNQILAPPQLWSADADDATAVLSMLSTLIRSGLATPQSLPALLGRQPGTTDAATLEYPERATEDGPQTSVIDTARTQLPRIDALESTLVDDPGLPLTPRRFTAPLREDLLRAMSSANRRDASATAVRNAERAASIRAANVTGTVDNLYRAVTVVSPGGVYTLASGQAPLLLVARNELPIAINVNLRVDAPPEMKISDIGPKQLPPRGSRQLTVPAEMNDSRKLVVNFSLTTTDGRQLGVPTSVTVRSNAYGRPLAALTATAGGLLLFLAGRRLWHRFRGQPDPADEGYEQR, encoded by the coding sequence AGCACCGACGGCAAGTTCCTGGAACTCTCCATCCAGTCCACCTCGCCCAGCACCATCACCACGACCAGTGCTCCCACTGTGGTCGTGCGGGGCACCGTCAAGAATGTCGGCGACCGGCCCGTCGAAGATGTCGGCGTCCGATTGCAACGTGCGCCGGCCATCGACAATGCAGCCGACGTGCGCGGCGCACTCGAATTCGATCAGGCCATCTTCGATACGGTCGGCGAATTCGATACCGTCGCCACCAGCCTCGACAAGGGTGAATCCCGGCCGTTCACGCTGTCACTCCCGCTACGCTCCGCCACGGAACTCTCCCTCGACATCACCGAACCCGGCGTCTACCCGATGCTCGTCAACGTCAACGGCACCCCCGAATACGGCGGCGCGGCCAGGCTCGACGACGCACGATTCCTCCTCCCGGTTCTCGGAGTACCGGCTGTGTCCGGCGCAACGACAACATCCGAATCGACCAGCGCTTCCACCGCAGTTGTCCCTCCCGACACCTCGGCCCCGGTCGGCGTGACGATGATGTGGCCTCTCGCCGACGCACCGAAACTCGTCGGCGGAATCCCCGGATCGATCAACGACCCCATCCGTCTCATCGACGACGACCTTGCCACCGAACTTTCCGACGGCGGACGCCTCGACGCGCTTGTCGACGCCGTCGAATCTGCGACCAAACCCGAAAACGACGCCGACGGCAAGGTCACGGATTCCCTCTGCCTCGCCATCGATCCCGACCTGCTGATCACCGTCGAGAACATGACGCGCGGATACCTCGTCGTCGACAATGCCGGAATCCCCGCCGGTGATACCCATGAAGGCCGCGGACGGGATGCGGCCGGCAACTGGCTGCAAAGAGTCAAGACTTTGGCAGCGTCGATGTGCACGACGTCCGTTCCTTTTGCGCAGGCCGATCTCGCCGCGGTCGGTACCGTCGCAAATCCTGAATTGACGGCGACGGCCATCGATCGCCCCGCCGACATCCTCGACAACATCCTCGGTGTGACCTCGGTTCGGAACTTCGTGTGGCCGGATTCGGGAGTCCTCGATTCCGTCACCGTCGACACTCTCAACGCCCACCCCACCACCGCCCTGGTGGCAGCGTCATCTGTGGATTCGAGCCGCGCACAACTCTCCTCACGCATCACCGAGACCGTCAGCGCACTCGCTTTCGACACCGGAGCGGCCGCAGCCCTCGCCGCGACCGGATCCAACCCGTCGACGCCGTCGTACATCGACCAGGACACGGCGCCGCAACTCGCATCCGAATCCCGGGTTGCCCGACGTCAGGATGCGCTGGGCGCACTAGCCTGGTCCGCATTGACTCCCACCGCCCGGCCGCGCAATCAGATCCTGGCGCCGCCGCAGCTCTGGAGCGCCGACGCCGACGACGCCACCGCAGTGCTGTCGATGCTGTCGACACTCATCCGTTCAGGCCTGGCCACACCGCAGTCCCTGCCCGCGCTGCTCGGACGGCAACCCGGCACCACCGATGCCGCGACGCTCGAATACCCGGAACGGGCAACCGAGGACGGTCCGCAGACATCGGTCATCGACACTGCGCGGACACAATTGCCCCGCATCGACGCTCTCGAATCGACCCTCGTGGACGATCCCGGACTTCCGTTGACGCCGCGGCGGTTCACGGCGCCGCTTCGTGAGGATCTGCTGCGCGCGATGAGTTCGGCCAATCGACGCGACGCCAGTGCCACCGCCGTCCGAAATGCCGAACGAGCAGCGAGCATCCGCGCAGCCAACGTGACGGGCACCGTCGACAACCTCTACCGAGCAGTCACCGTCGTATCTCCGGGAGGCGTCTACACACTGGCGTCCGGTCAAGCTCCGTTGCTGCTCGTAGCTCGCAACGAACTGCCGATCGCGATCAACGTCAACCTCCGAGTGGATGCTCCGCCGGAGATGAAAATCAGTGATATCGGTCCCAAACAGTTGCCGCCACGCGGTAGCCGACAATTGACTGTGCCTGCGGAAATGAACGATTCCCGCAAGTTGGTCGTCAACTTCTCCCTCACGACAACTGACGGACGCCAATTGGGTGTGCCGACCAGCGTGACCGTACGGTCGAATGCGTACGGTCGTCCGCTGGCCGCTCTGACCGCAACTGCGGGGGGTTTGCTGTTGTTTTTGGCGGGTAGGCGGCTGTGGCATCGATTCAGGGGTCAGCCGGACCCAGCAGATGAAGGGTACGAACAGCGATGA